From one Phytohabitans houttuyneae genomic stretch:
- the glnA gene encoding type I glutamate--ammonia ligase, producing the protein MDRQQEFVLRTLEERDIRFVRLWFTDVLGTLKSVSVAPAELEAAFDEGIGFDGSAIEGFARVFESDMIAMPDPTTFQVFPFEGGVSGESARMFCDILLPDGSGSWADPRHVLRRALSKAAEKGFTFYTHPEVEFFLLENGPSDGSVPTPVDAGGYFDHTTHAVARDFRRQAVLALERIGISVEFSHHEVAPGQQEIDLRYADALTTADNIMTFRHVVKEVALSHGVRATFMPKPFTDQPGSGMHTHLSLFEGERNAFHDASDPMKLSKVAKAFIAGLLVHAREYTAVTNQWVNSYKRLFPQALPDRITESPAYVCWGHLNRSALVRVPAYGKPNSARVEVRSLDSAANPYLAFAVMLGAGLKGIEEGYDLPPGAEDDVWALSNAERKAMGYEALPENLSEAIDVMAGSELVAEVLGEHVFDFFLRNKRAEWEQYRREVTPYERQRYLGAL; encoded by the coding sequence GTGGACCGTCAGCAGGAGTTCGTGCTCCGTACGTTGGAGGAGCGCGACATCAGGTTCGTCCGGTTGTGGTTCACCGACGTGCTGGGCACGCTCAAGAGCGTTTCGGTGGCGCCCGCCGAGCTGGAGGCGGCGTTCGACGAGGGCATCGGCTTCGACGGCTCGGCGATCGAGGGCTTCGCCCGCGTCTTCGAGTCCGACATGATCGCCATGCCCGACCCGACGACGTTCCAGGTGTTCCCGTTCGAGGGTGGGGTGAGCGGCGAGAGCGCCCGGATGTTCTGCGACATCCTGCTCCCCGACGGCAGCGGCTCCTGGGCCGACCCGCGCCACGTGCTGCGCCGCGCGCTCTCCAAGGCGGCGGAAAAGGGCTTCACCTTCTACACCCACCCCGAGGTCGAGTTCTTCCTCCTGGAAAACGGCCCTTCCGACGGCTCGGTGCCGACGCCGGTCGACGCGGGCGGCTACTTCGACCACACCACCCACGCGGTCGCGCGCGACTTCCGCCGCCAGGCGGTGCTCGCCCTGGAGCGGATCGGCATCTCGGTGGAGTTCAGCCACCACGAGGTCGCGCCCGGCCAGCAGGAGATCGACCTGAGGTATGCGGACGCGCTCACCACGGCCGACAACATCATGACCTTCCGGCACGTGGTCAAGGAGGTCGCGCTCTCGCACGGGGTGCGGGCCACGTTCATGCCGAAGCCGTTCACCGACCAGCCCGGCAGCGGCATGCACACCCACCTCTCACTCTTCGAGGGCGAGCGCAACGCGTTCCACGACGCGAGCGACCCGATGAAGCTCTCGAAGGTGGCCAAGGCGTTCATCGCCGGCCTGCTGGTGCACGCCCGGGAGTACACGGCGGTCACCAACCAGTGGGTCAACTCGTACAAGCGGCTCTTCCCGCAGGCGCTGCCCGACCGGATCACCGAGTCCCCGGCGTATGTGTGCTGGGGCCACCTCAACCGCTCCGCGCTGGTGCGCGTCCCGGCGTATGGCAAGCCCAACTCGGCCCGCGTCGAGGTCCGCTCGCTCGACTCGGCCGCCAACCCGTACCTGGCCTTCGCGGTCATGCTCGGCGCAGGCCTCAAGGGCATCGAGGAGGGGTATGACCTCCCGCCGGGCGCCGAGGACGACGTGTGGGCGCTCTCCAACGCCGAGCGCAAGGCGATGGGATACGAAGCGCTGCCGGAAAACCTCTCCGAGGCGATCGACGTGATGGCCGGTTCCGAGCTTGTCGCGGAGGTGCTCGGCGAGCACGTCTTCGACTTCTTCCTGCGCAACAAGCGGGCGGAGTGGGAGCAGTACCGTCGCGAGGTCACGCCGTACGAGCGGCAGCGCTACCTCGGCGCTCTCTGA
- a CDS encoding helix-turn-helix transcriptional regulator, which yields MCCTLEVTPTEAVAIAMALYGLAGTPLHADAASALRKLVRVMPDDDLVAARELADRASRDTTPVVPRVVADALHERTVLRIDYADRHGVPTTRSIEPMGYLADHGYWYLVAWCRMRDAVRAFRTDRIESLTATGEPAPPRRLAAADLIVAGFGAGPRVTSDGACPS from the coding sequence ATGTGCTGCACCCTTGAGGTCACGCCGACGGAGGCGGTCGCGATCGCGATGGCGCTCTACGGCCTGGCCGGCACCCCGCTGCACGCCGACGCCGCCTCAGCGCTGCGCAAGCTGGTGCGCGTGATGCCCGACGACGACCTTGTCGCGGCGCGCGAGCTGGCCGACCGCGCGTCCCGCGACACGACGCCGGTGGTGCCGCGGGTGGTGGCGGACGCGCTGCACGAGCGCACGGTGCTCCGCATCGACTACGCCGACCGGCACGGCGTGCCCACCACGAGGAGCATCGAGCCGATGGGTTACCTCGCCGATCACGGCTACTGGTACCTGGTGGCCTGGTGCCGGATGCGTGACGCGGTCCGCGCGTTCCGCACGGACCGCATCGAGTCCCTGACAGCGACGGGCGAGCCGGCGCCCCCGCGCCGGCTCGCCGCTGCCGATCTGATCGTCGCCGGCTTCGGAGCCGGCCCTCGTGTCACATCCGACGGCGCATGCCCATCGTGA
- a CDS encoding SPW repeat protein: MTAPAIEQHPDIAALRARYDRAAETPTAQLVEGLTLLTGLYLAMSPWVVGFTDHGGLAASSLFSGVAVALLALGFASAYGRTHGIAWVTPVIGVWTILSPWLVSGPTADASAVTSTVIAGALAVLFGLGMLTMGMRRRM; the protein is encoded by the coding sequence ATGACAGCGCCCGCAATCGAACAGCACCCCGACATCGCCGCTCTCCGCGCCCGCTACGACCGGGCGGCGGAGACCCCGACCGCACAGCTCGTCGAGGGCCTGACCCTGCTCACGGGCCTCTACCTGGCGATGTCTCCATGGGTCGTCGGCTTTACCGACCACGGCGGCCTGGCCGCGAGCAGCCTCTTCTCCGGGGTCGCGGTCGCGCTGCTGGCTCTCGGCTTCGCTTCCGCGTACGGCCGGACGCACGGCATCGCCTGGGTCACCCCGGTCATCGGCGTCTGGACCATCCTGTCACCGTGGCTGGTCAGCGGCCCGACGGCGGACGCCTCGGCGGTCACGAGCACGGTGATCGCCGGCGCGCTGGCGGTGCTCTTCGGCCTCGGCATGCTCACGATGGGCATGCGCCGTCGGATGTGA
- a CDS encoding S66 peptidase family protein: MLVSPSGPTRPERVARGIELLTGWGLRPLLAPNAYARQGYFAGADALRAADLNAAFADPEVRGVLCTRGGYGAQRIVDDIDMAAVRRDPKVVAGFSDITALQLALWRGARLATVHGPGAAWLDERTPPGSAESLRSALMATDPIVVKRVETEETAPVTVPGTATGPLIGGNLSLIVSTVGTPDFPDLRGAILLVEDVSEAPYKVDRMLTHLRRAGALDGVAGVAVGQFTDCADGWPVTVSDVLAERLGDLGVPVLGGLPIGHGTGQLTVPVGTLATIDADAGVLTVSPGVT; the protein is encoded by the coding sequence ATGCTCGTCTCGCCGAGCGGACCCACCCGGCCCGAGCGCGTGGCCCGCGGCATCGAGCTGCTGACCGGGTGGGGGCTGCGGCCGCTGCTCGCGCCGAACGCGTACGCGCGGCAGGGCTACTTCGCCGGCGCCGACGCCCTGCGCGCCGCCGACCTCAACGCGGCGTTCGCCGACCCGGAAGTACGGGGCGTGCTGTGCACCCGCGGTGGGTACGGCGCGCAGCGGATCGTGGACGACATCGACATGGCCGCCGTGCGGCGCGACCCGAAGGTGGTGGCCGGCTTTTCCGACATCACCGCGCTGCAGCTAGCGCTCTGGCGGGGTGCGCGACTGGCCACAGTGCACGGTCCCGGCGCGGCGTGGCTGGACGAGCGGACGCCGCCGGGGTCGGCCGAGTCGCTGCGGAGCGCGCTCATGGCCACCGACCCGATCGTGGTCAAGCGGGTCGAGACCGAGGAGACCGCGCCGGTAACGGTGCCCGGCACCGCCACGGGGCCGCTGATCGGCGGCAACCTGAGCCTCATCGTGTCCACTGTGGGCACGCCGGACTTCCCTGACCTGCGCGGTGCGATCCTGCTCGTGGAGGACGTGTCCGAGGCGCCGTACAAAGTGGACCGCATGCTCACGCACCTGCGCCGCGCCGGCGCGCTCGACGGCGTGGCGGGCGTAGCGGTGGGGCAGTTCACCGACTGCGCCGACGGCTGGCCCGTGACGGTGAGCGACGTGCTCGCCGAACGCCTCGGCGACCTGGGCGTACCGGTGCTCGGCGGCCTGCCGATCGGGCACGGCACCGGCCAGCTCACCGTGCCGGTCGGCACCCTGGCCACCATCGACGCGGACGCCGGCGTGCTCACCGTGTCGCCGGGTGTGACGTGA
- a CDS encoding type 1 glutamine amidotransferase, which yields MSTALVIENDPTDDARRLGEWLTEAGLALTVVRPYAGEPLPPDLEGYAALVVLGGEQSAYPPRPDWFDGIEALLRKATRNGVPTLAICLGAQLMATAHGGTVERSSAGPEIGPALVGRRDAAETDTLFRYVPLAPDVLQWHIDEITELPAGAVLLAASTRYPHQAFRMGERAWALQFHIECDTPMIAEWAASAPEGYDADEIVAACDAVMVDIEEVWQPFAARFAALALGELSDVRRPLPLLGQ from the coding sequence GTGAGTACGGCGCTGGTGATCGAAAACGACCCGACCGACGACGCGCGGCGGCTGGGGGAGTGGCTGACCGAGGCGGGCCTGGCCCTGACGGTCGTCCGCCCGTACGCGGGCGAACCGCTCCCACCGGACCTCGAGGGGTACGCCGCGCTTGTGGTGCTGGGCGGTGAGCAGTCGGCGTACCCGCCGCGCCCGGACTGGTTCGACGGGATCGAGGCGCTGCTGCGCAAGGCGACCCGCAACGGCGTGCCCACGCTGGCGATCTGCCTCGGCGCCCAGCTGATGGCGACGGCGCACGGCGGTACCGTCGAGCGCAGCTCCGCCGGACCGGAGATCGGACCGGCGCTGGTCGGCCGCCGCGACGCGGCCGAGACCGACACGCTGTTCCGGTACGTGCCGCTGGCGCCGGACGTGCTCCAGTGGCACATCGACGAGATCACCGAGCTGCCCGCGGGCGCGGTGCTGCTCGCCGCCTCGACCCGATACCCGCACCAGGCGTTCCGGATGGGTGAGCGGGCCTGGGCGCTGCAGTTCCACATCGAGTGCGACACCCCGATGATCGCGGAGTGGGCGGCGAGCGCGCCGGAGGGCTACGACGCCGACGAGATCGTCGCGGCCTGCGACGCGGTGATGGTCGACATCGAGGAGGTGTGGCAGCCGTTCGCGGCCCGCTTCGCGGCGCTGGCGCTCGGCGAGCTGAGCGACGTGCGCCGCCCGCTGCCGCTGCTGGGCCAGTAA